Part of the Salvelinus namaycush isolate Seneca chromosome 25, SaNama_1.0, whole genome shotgun sequence genome is shown below.
TATTAACAATGATTACTTTATTCTACATTATGCTAAACTGTCCAATGTTTTTTGATGCCCGAAaatgggggggactatgtacaaaagcttctataatttctaaacggttcatctgatgtatgtatgaaaataccctcaaattaaagctgacagtctgcacttcagAACCAAAATCACAAAAAAATGGTCACTGTCCAATGAATTATGATGCTCACTgtatacatatgggatgagtaatgcaagatatgtaaacattattaaagtggcattattaaagtgactgtggCCAAtcatttcaagtctgtatgtaggcagcagcctctgtgttaGTGACGGATGTTTAACTGCCTgttggccttgagataaaagcaattttttgtctctctgtcctatctttgatgcacctgtactgacctcaccttctggatagtagcggggtgaacaggctgtggctcgggtggttgttgtccttgatgatcttttggccttcctgtgacaacgggtgctgtaggtgtcctggagagcaggtagtttgcccccagtgatcccccagtgaacagggagtacaggagggggctgagcacgcacccttgtggggccccagtgttgaggatcagcaaagtggagatgttgtttcctaccttcaccacctgggggcgggccGTCAGTAAATGCAGGAGCCAATTGCAcggggctggcagccttgcgagggttaatgtcttactcacgtcagcctcggagaaggagagggagagcccgcagtccttggtagcgggcagCGTCGTTGATACTGTATTATCTTCAAAGCGGGAAAAGGTGTTTAGGTTGTCttgaagcaagacgtcggtgtccgtgacgtggctggttttctttttgtagtccgtgatttcctgtagaccctgccacataccctGCCAcataagtaaagagaaacgacagtccatcgttactttaagacatgaaggtcagtcaatccggaaaatgtcaagacacatctccacatcaactgttctgaagagacagcgtgaatcaggccttcattgtcgaattgctgaaaagaaaccactactaaagaacaccaagaagaagaagagacttgcttgggccaagtcACACAatcaatttgtttaacacttttttggttactatatgattccatatgtgttatttcatagttatgtcttcactattattctacaatgtagaaaatagtaaagaaaaacccttgaatgagttggtgtatctaaagttttgactggtactgtaaatgaaCAGCATGGAGTGAAATAGAATTGTTAAATTACTGTATATGCgatgtctaaatctggcttctctacggCCTCTGCATGATTAATCAACGCTCAGGGTAGGGACATACTGTAccgcccatctcagtatggagcgtAGTTCACAATGTATGTAGACctaacatctatctcatcatggtaactttttttattttgacAGGTAGGTCTACATTTCAAAACTCTTCTTCACACCGTTTTCACCATTTATTTTTTAATCTGTACTTTGTCTTTCACTTATTTTCTTTGGTGCGAGTAAACAAAACCTAAAAAAAAAGCAATGTCATGGTTTAAACGATGTGTGTAATTCAAGTCCATATaacacagtataatacagtacagtaatacagttcaaACTCAAAAAGATTAGCTTCTGAAActagtttcatttatttacctaaGAGAGcatttagctagctacatctatgggcttttatgGTTTTCTGTCGTGCGTAAGGTGCAGTAGCCTGTATGTATTGgataatggcacaatcatttAGGCTTTTTGGACTTGGGCGTTTTAAATGTTGTTTATGTAGGGTTCATAACATGTATTTAATACATGactcatcaggctcaggtagcattaGGTTTGAATTTTCATGTTGATCAAAGCtataatcaaatccagacatactgtatttatatgctttataatgcttttgaaATACCGGGTTACCCGGTAGAAAAGGGATTTACTCTCGGGATTGAAGATTTGGAAAACATcaggaaaatattcaaccctaaaacacacacaaacatacacacatcacacacccccTCACTCTGATTTGCTACAGTGCTGGGTGTCCAAGGTGACCAATCCAACTAGTTCCACTAAGGGACACACATTTTAAAAAAGAGCTCCACCTCAGGGTTCGATCTCAGTCAATCCAAACAGAACCCAAAGAAAGCCTGAATCTCTAGATGCCTGGCAGCAGCTCGCTCAGCagcacctccctctcccccagcaGCACATCTCTCTTCAGACTGGTTCCCTTGTTCACCACCTTCATCTTCATGGCCAGGCTCTTGACCTGGGCGGCCGGCACCGCGTCAAAGAAGAAGTCCTCGTTGAACATGGGGTTCCTGCTGTTATTGATGATGGTGCTCCTCTGCTTCTGCTGCTTGCCCGGGTTCAGGTACAGAGACACGCAGCAGTTGATGCTCTTCACGTCCGTCTCTTTCTCGTACAGGTCCTCGGCGGCGAGCACTCGGACCCTCAGCCGGGCCGCCTCGGCATCATAGTGAGTGCTGAGCCTAAGCGTGCCACCTTTGTTGAGGTTGACCGAGTGCTCACGCTGGAGGAGGTCTGAACTCGCCCCCCCGGAGCCGGTCCCCTTGCGTCCGCGGAAGGTAGGGGAGGgagggcagcgcaggcggcggcGCTGCAGGCTGGGGCTGGTGTCGGGTGAGCTGCACTCGTCTGTGGACAGGGATCTGTGGCGTGCCAGGGTATGCTTGGCACGAGACACCTGAGAAGGAGAAAAAATCTGTGAAGGGAAGGGATGATTATATAATATATCATATAGGGCCATATACACGAAATTCTGAgctaaatgtattttaaaaacatGTAATTAAAGTGATCATCAGTGTTAACATCCTTACTGTTTACCTTGGCCTGCGTCTCCTGTGTGATGGATCGGAGGAGGGAGGCGGAgcgggtgaggaggggggaggtaaTGGGGGAGGACTCGGCCGAAGAGCACGTGTCGCTCTCACCCCCGCTGAAGTAGCGGTAGGGGTTGGGGACGGAGGGGGTCAGGTGGTCCCCCCCGCGCGTGTGTCTCTGGGAGCCCGGGGAGGTGTGGGGGCTGCTGGGGTCTCTGTGGAAGATGGACTCCTTGCGGTGGCTGTGGGGGCTCTCCACCAGTGTGGAGAACCCATACGAAGTCTGGGCCTTGTAAGTCAGGGACACGTCTGTCTGGGACTGTGGCTCTGCATTGGTTTTGGGGTCTCCCCCCTCCCCTACCCCGCTCCCCGGATCGTCGGTGCTCTCAATCTGGATGATGTGGCGGTTAGCGGCCCTCAAAAGGCTGCGGGTGTCCCCGGCAAGACGAGAGAGCAGGCGCGGGCTGCGGGGGTTCAGGTTGCAGCTGCCCTGGGTCTGGCTGCAGATGGTGTGCTCGGAGGCGTAGGGGCGCAGGGTGGAGCGGGGCTGGGGCTCCGGCGTGAGGGACTCTGCCTCTGGGGGGCAGCAGATGAGTTTGTGGGGGATGAAGAAGTCGGGGATCTTACCGGGGGTGATGATGTTGGTG
Proteins encoded:
- the LOC120020589 gene encoding C2 calcium-dependent domain-containing protein 4C-like, with translation MWLLEKFRGSHGGHSALAGDKQQNQRDPVSVHTNIITPGKIPDFFIPHKLICCPPEAESLTPEPQPRSTLRPYASEHTICSQTQGSCNLNPRSPRLLSRLAGDTRSLLRAANRHIIQIESTDDPGSGVGEGGDPKTNAEPQSQTDVSLTYKAQTSYGFSTLVESPHSHRKESIFHRDPSSPHTSPGSQRHTRGGDHLTPSVPNPYRYFSGGESDTCSSAESSPITSPLLTRSASLLRSITQETQAKVSRAKHTLARHRSLSTDECSSPDTSPSLQRRRLRCPPSPTFRGRKGTGSGGASSDLLQREHSVNLNKGGTLRLSTHYDAEAARLRVRVLAAEDLYEKETDVKSINCCVSLYLNPGKQQKQRSTIINNSRNPMFNEDFFFDAVPAAQVKSLAMKMKVVNKGTSLKRDVLLGEREVLLSELLPGI